In Candidatus Polarisedimenticolia bacterium, one DNA window encodes the following:
- a CDS encoding porin family protein, translating to MRKLGILLFVLTMSFGATLAGSFYVGASVGDTSVKVDDSAGDFDASATSFKVFAGYDFKRFLGVEGSYLDFGSPDDSVGGTDVTIDATGWDAFIVGKIPIGDHFDVFGKLGLVFWDTDTDIEGIGSDSDSGNDTVWGFGLDFIFGKHFGVRGEYEVFNIEDTDDVAMLSVGAFWRFGD from the coding sequence ATGCGGAAGCTCGGAATCCTGCTTTTCGTCCTGACGATGTCTTTCGGCGCCACGCTGGCAGGCTCTTTCTACGTCGGAGCCAGCGTCGGTGATACCAGCGTGAAAGTGGACGATTCGGCCGGCGATTTCGACGCGAGCGCCACCAGCTTCAAGGTCTTCGCCGGGTATGACTTCAAGAGGTTCCTGGGAGTGGAGGGAAGCTACCTCGACTTCGGCTCGCCCGACGACTCGGTGGGCGGCACGGACGTCACGATCGATGCTACCGGCTGGGACGCCTTCATCGTGGGCAAGATCCCCATCGGCGACCATTTCGATGTGTTCGGAAAGCTGGGCCTGGTGTTCTGGGACACCGACACCGACATCGAAGGGATCGGGTCGGACAGCGATTCGGGGAACGATACGGTCTGGGGCTTTGGCCTCGACTTCATCTTCGGGAAGCATTTCGGCGTCCGAGGGGAGTACGAGGTCTTCAACATCGAGGACACCGACGACGTCGCCATGCTCTCGGTCGGCGCGTTCTGGAGGTTCGGAGATTAA